One segment of Apus apus isolate bApuApu2 chromosome 1, bApuApu2.pri.cur, whole genome shotgun sequence DNA contains the following:
- the PRCP gene encoding lysosomal Pro-X carboxypeptidase, with product MLWLCLCLLLPGALPAPPGRRGSAAAPPPGAPYLTRYLRQQIDHFGFDENLTFQQRYLVADQHWKKDNGPILFYTGNEGDITWFCNNTGFMWDVAEELDAMLVFAEHRYYGESLPFGNESFSDSKHLNYLTSEQALADFAVLVEYLKTNTAGARYSPVIAIGGSYGGMLAAWFRMKYPHVVVGALAASAPIWQFGDLVPCGAFSSIVTNDFKMSGTGCSESIRNSWTAITSLSSTDEGLQWLSRTFHLCSPLKNPQDVAVLKNWLSETWVNLAMVNYPYEADFLQPLPAWPIQEVCKFLKDPSLPDKLLLQNVFQAVNLYYNYSGEASCLDTSETATKNLGQLGWYYQACTEMVMPLCSDGVNDMFEPQKWDFDAFSEECYRLWGVRPRPSWILSMYGGKNISSHSNIVFSNGGLDPWSAGGVTQNITDSLVSVVIPDGAHHLDLRSRHPLDPRSVQQARALEVFYMKQWIEKARQSH from the exons ATTGATCACTTTGGATTTGATGAAAATCTGACATTCCAGCAGCGGTATCTAGTAGCAGATCAGCACTGGAAGAAGGACAATGGACCAATACTGTTTTATACAGGCAATGAAGGGGATATCACATGGTTCTGCAACAATACG GGTTTTATGTGGGATGTTGCTGAAGAACTTGATGCCATGTTAGTATTTGCTGAGCACAGATATTATGGAGAATCTTTGCCCTTTGGGAATGAATCTTTCAGT GATTCCAAGCATCTGAATTACCTGACATCAGAGCAAGCTCTGGCAGACTTTGCAGTATTGGTTGAGTACTTGAAGACAAACACTGCAGGAGCCCGTTACAGCCCTGTCATAGCTATAGGAGGATCTTATGGAGGAATGCTTGCAGCCTGGTTTCGGATGAAGTACCCCCATGTGGTGGTTGG AGCTctggcagcctctgccccaATCTGGCAGTTTGGTGATTTGGTCCCATGTGGTGCTTTCTCCAGCATAGTGACTAATGATTTCAAAATgagtgggacaggctgctcagagagcaTCCGCAATTCCTGGACAGCCATTACCAGTCTTTCCTCAACAG atgAAGGTTTACAGTGGCTTTCCAGAACATTTCATTTGTGCAGTCCATTAAAAAATCCTCAGGATGTTGCTGTATTGAAAAACTGGTTGAGTGAAACATGGGTAAACTTGGCTATGGTGAACTATCCCTATGAAGCTGACTTCTTACAGCCTCTGCCAGCTTGGCCTATACAG GAAGTCTGCAAGTTCTTGAAGGATCCCAGTCTCCCTGACAAATTGCTGCTGCAGAATGTTTTCCAGGCAGTAAATTTATATTACAATTACTCAGGAGAAGCCTCATGCTTAGACACATCTGAAACTGCAACAAAGAATCTTGGCCAGTTGGGTTGGTACTATCAG GCTTGCACTGAGATGGTGATGCCCCTGTGCTCAGATGGTGTCAATGACATGTTTGAACCTCAGAAATGGGACTTCGATGCATTTTCAGAAGAGTGTTACAGGCTGTGGGGAGTGAGGCCTCGTCCCTCCTGGATTCTTTCCATGTATGGAGGGAAAAACATCAGTTCCCACAGCAACATTGTCTTCAG CAATGGTGGCCTGGACCCGTGGTCTGCAGGTGGGGTGACCCAGAACATCACTGATTCCCTCGTGTCAGTTGTGATCCCAGATGGAGCCCATCACCTGGACCTGCGCAGCCGCCACCCCCTGGACCCTAGATCTGTGCAGCAAGCTCGAGCCTTGGAAGTCTTCTACATGAAGCAGTGGATTGAAAAGGCCAGGCAGAGCCACTGA